Proteins co-encoded in one Solea senegalensis isolate Sse05_10M linkage group LG8, IFAPA_SoseM_1, whole genome shotgun sequence genomic window:
- the LOC122773674 gene encoding PWWP domain-containing DNA repair factor 3A-like, with the protein MLQHLKNIITGNTVSPWAKKQDRVILLFEDDEQVDKVMHFLSEVLERTETDKKSADPVAFVMDVLLPEATVHALGAVHSISLDKAKEMYMRGTEFDSSEITQLGEQLQSHISSKARQKLDSFLSNYKKALECEEFLRRL; encoded by the exons ATGCTGCAACACCTTAAa AACATCATCACAGGCAACACGGTGTCTCCTTGGGCCAAGAAACAGGACAGGGTCATCCttctttttgaagatgatgaaCAAGTGGACAAAGTCATGCACTTCTTGTCTGAAGTACTTGAACGTACTGAGACAGACAAGAAGTCTGCAGATCCAGTGGCGTTTGTAATGGATGTACTTTTGCCAGAG GCAACAGTACACGCCCTCGGAGCTGTTCActccatctccctggacaaagCCAAGGAGATGTACATGCGTGGCACAGAGTTTGACTCAAG CGAGATAACCCAGCTTGGGGAACAGCTTCAGAGCCACATTTCCTCAAAAGCGAGGCAGAAACTGGATAGCTTCCTGAGCAATTACAAGAAAGCCTTGGAGTGTGAGGAATTCCTCAGGCGCCTGTAA